A window of Cryptomeria japonica chromosome 3, Sugi_1.0, whole genome shotgun sequence contains these coding sequences:
- the LOC131874001 gene encoding uncharacterized protein LOC131874001 produces MVQTSNKAGPSNSGPNNNERIELDEIPRVEEVRLPRVEVEPPRGRISEELGKDLKKVTPPKFDGKTIGDSAEAWIIEMEKYFLLRDLSDETKAIWAAYQLSGEATTWWDNERAQHNFQPGELTWNLFLQLFQSRWLPQHFFNSKIKEFQKLTQGNMTVTQYWEKFSHLLKYVPQYQTNENFRIRKLILGLRPQIGVEVEMHSPETMATTFEKATMQEQKNLKRNNTGDNKGQNFNKNFNNRGNNNYGNNRYNDRNNNGKDKPEYKMGHRGGCFICRGKHYANQCDQHTVEKRREIQPHHQIHAAVDNRQVDFQASPIQLDGKLFGHAVSILIDTGATECFVDPRVVSKLNVKPSYMSKPWNVQYGNWAERRVDQCLACSELLLSNFLTELNLYVAPLGSYDVILGINWLIEHKAIVNCEDKLVECFDDLGNQVKIQGDKKPLQLRQISAMQLKKAQRKGCEIYSVYIKDLREDNTGLDTHPIL; encoded by the exons AGTGGACCCAATAATAATGAGAG GATTGAGTTAGATGAAATACCCAGAGTAGAGGAAGTGAGACTACCCAGGGTGGAAGTGGAACCTCCTAGAGGTAGAATATCAGAAGAATTGGGCAAAGACCTTAAGAAAGTGACCCCACCAAAGTTTGATGGGAAAACCATAGGTGACAGTGCAGAGGCATGGATCATAGAGATGGAGAAGTACTTTCTGCTTAGAGACTTATCTGATGAGACTAAAGCTATATGGGCTGCCTACCAACTCTCAGGAGAAGCTActacttggtgggacaatgagAGAGCACAACATAACTTTCAACCCGGAGAACTTACTTGGAACCTTTTCCTTCAACTTTTTCAAAGCAGGTGGCTCCCACAACACTTCTTCAATAGTAAGAtaaaggagtttcaaaaactaACTCAAGGAAACATGACAGTGACTCAATACTGGGAAAAGTTCTCACACTTGCTAAAGTATGTGCCACAATACCAGACAAATGAGAACTTTAGAATCCGCAAGCTCATCTTAGGATTGCGACCGCAAATAGGAGTAGAAGTGGAAATGCATAGTCCAGAGACCATGGCAACCACATTTGAGAAGGCAACTATGCAAGAACAAAA GAACCTGAAGAGAAACAATACTGGGGACAATAAGGGTCAGAACTTCAATAAGAACTTCAATAATAGAGGAAACAATAATTATGGCAATAACAGGTACAATGATAGAAATAACAATGGGAAGGATAAGCCAGAGTATAAGATGGGACACAGAGGTGGATGTTTCATCTGCAGAGGAAAGCATTATGCTAATCAGTGTGATCAACACACAGtggaaaaaagaagagaaataCAGCCACATCACCAGATTCATGCCGCAGTTGACAATCGCCAAGTAGACTTCCAAGCCTCGCCTATCCAGCTTGATGGTAAACTTTTTGGTCATGCAGTTTCCATTCTTATAGATACAGGTGCTACTGAATGTTTTGTGGATCCTAGAGTTGTATCTAAGTTAAATGTTAAGCCTAGTTATATGTCTAAACCTTGGAATGTTCAATATGGGAACTGGGCAGAGCGGAGGGTAGACCAATGTTTGGCATGCAGTGAATTACTACTTTCCAACTTCCTCACTGAACTAAATCTTTATGTAGCTCCATTAGGAAGTTATGATGTCATCTTAGGAATCAATTGGTTGATCGAGCATAAGGCTATAGTAAATTGTGAGGATAAACTTgtggagtgttttgatgacttaggAAATCAAGTAAAGATACAAGGGGATAAGAAGCCTTTGCAACTTAGACAAATTTCTGCAATGCAACTTAAGAAGGCCCAAAGGAAAGGTTGTGAAATTTACTCAGTGTACATTAAGGATCTAAGGGAGGATAACACAGGACTTGATACACACCCTATCCTTTGA